Proteins encoded in a region of the Bactrocera tryoni isolate S06 chromosome 4, CSIRO_BtryS06_freeze2, whole genome shotgun sequence genome:
- the LOC120774493 gene encoding pH-sensitive chloride channel 2: MSSLRFAIFLLLAATIRAADTDCPSLNDADNLSQTQLIERLTHGCRYDRLERPVSYTESNGARLPIDVYVRAYIYFMQNLEAHDLQFKIHVLLQLRYLDPRLTFRKVAPKRRQPILGEKQLRDTLWMPHIFLANERDSSLLGTNEKDILTSISPDGTVIISSRIKATLYCWMNLQKFPFDEQQCSTILESWMYNTSELVLHWEQKRPITLDPALHLTEYMLHGAWSNETVVNADLNDLRHGAFAGNYSSLSFTVHLTRQVGFYVMDYFLPSMLIVAISWVSFWLQADQAPPRIMLGTSTMLTFITLASAQGKTLPKVSYIKVSEVWFLGCTLFIFGSLIEFAFVNTIWRRKRNVDVKKMNSKHILKSTLSPRSKRRATGRSRSFCVPPASTQKENEPFNNYLTVHNIPIHTIHEHEAVDNLSKSTSFSSTTLNTGDSMPYKKADLASVEMGEEHHNIGWTTLTPQEISMWIDRKARCIFPLAFLVFNAFFWTFVYVV; this comes from the exons atgTCAAGCCTGAGATtcgcaatttttcttttattggcTGCTACAATTAGAGCTGCTGATACTGATTGTCCGTCCTTAAATGATGCTGATAATCTCTCACAGACACAGTTAATTGAACGTCTTACACACGGTTGCCGTTATGATCGTCTGGAGCGGCCGGTTAGCTACACCGAATCGAATGGTGCACGCCTGCCTATAGACGTGTATGTGCGTGCTTACATTTACTTCATGCAAAATTTGGAAGCGCATGATTTGCAGTTCAAAATACATGTGTTGCTGCAGCTCCGATATCTCGATCCGCGTTTAACTTTCCGTAAAGTGGCGCCAAAACGAAGACAGCCTATTTTGGGTGAGAAACAATTACGAGACACGCTTTGGATGCCGCACATTTTTCTGGCAAATGAAAGGGATTCAAGTTTGCTAG gTACTAATGAAAAGGATATACTGACATCAATTTCCCCCGATGGCACCGTAATCATATCGTCACGCATTAAAGCTACGCTCTATTGTTGGATGAATTTGCAGAAATTCCCTTTCGATGAGCAACAGTGCAGCACAATATTAGAGAGTTGGATGTATAATACATCTGAGCTCGTGTTGCATTGGGAACAAAAGCGACCAATAACGCTCGATCCGGCGCTACACCTAACCGAATACATGCTGCATGGTGCTTGGTCCAATGAAACTGTAGTCAATGCCGATTTAAATGATTTGCGGCATGGTGCTTTCGCTGGCAATTACAGCTCACTAAGTTTCACTGTACATTTAACGCGTCAAGTCGGCTTCTATGTGATGGATTATTTTCTACCCTCAATGCTTATAGTGGCAATATCTTGGGTGTCCTTCTGGTTGCAAGCAGATCAAGCCCCGCCGCGCATCATGCTGGGCACCAGCACTATGCTAACATTTATAACACTGGCCTCAGCACAAG GTAAAACTTTACCCAAGGTTAGTTACATAAAAGTTTCGGAAGTGTGGTTCCTCGGTTGTACACTCTTCATTTTCGGCAGTCTCATCGAATTCGCTTTCGTCAACACCATTTGGCGTCGCAAACGTAATGTGGatgtgaaaaaaatgaatagcaAACATATACTCAAATCAACATTGTCGCCACGCTCCAAACGACGTGCCACTGGACGCTCGCGTTCTTTCTGCGTGCCACCAGCAAGTACACAAAAAGAAAACGAACCATTTAATAATTATCTTACGGTACATAATATACCGATACACACGATACATGAGCATGAAGCGGTGGATAATCTATCGAAATCGACTAGTTTTAGTAGCACAACATTAAATACTGGCGATTCAATGCCTTACAAAAAAGCAGATTTGGCAAGCGTTGAAATGGGCGAAGAGCATCACAACATCGGCTGGACCACGCTGACACCGCAGGAAATATCCATGTGGATCGATCGCAAGGCACGTTGTATATTTCCTTTAGCTTTTCTAGTTTTCAATGCATTCTTTTGGACATTTGTCTATGTTGTTTAA
- the LOC120774495 gene encoding host cell factor-like has product MQQMMETMDASGSANESETPTDAPVLMETDEPTEPAASTAGITNAGNNANAEGGIDNTASAESGPTTSEETNDNNNVNENSSQAGDQHNGVSSSTDMPPPQPTGNVAAGENEALATTPSGPPIDEEDAKWHTVGIYNGLNATVSSYIDNSIWSSSGLKLTSRNLPDLSTIQRVNLEPGTAYRFRLRAINTCGASDWSEISSFKTCLPGFPGAPSAIKISKSSEGAHLTWEPPPSCVNSNEIIEYSVYLAVKPGKDKDGKPIGAGARLPAQLAFVRVYVGAANQCTVAHSSLATAHVDCSNKPAIIFRIAARNDKGYGPATQVRWLQDPVQTGSSPGGSLAGNTGSIQSPTRIKPELGSASPNKRFKSSGGAGGGGRTVLP; this is encoded by the exons ATGCAGCAG aTGATGGAGACGATGGATGCCTCAGGATCAGCCAATGAATCTGAAACACCAACAGACGCGCCTGTTCTTATGGAAACAGATGAACCTACTGAGCCTGCTGCATCTACCGCTGGCATAACAAATGCAGGTAATAACGCCAATGCAGAAGGCGGTATCGACAATACTGCTAGTGCAGAATCAGGCCCTACAACTTCTGAGGAAACGAATGATAACAACAACGTAAACGAGAACAGCAGTCAGGCTGGTGATCAACACAACGGTGTGTCTTCAAGCACCGATATGCCGCCGCCACAGCCAACTGGAAATGTGGCTGCGGGAGAAAATGAAGCTTTAGCAACTACTCCATCAGGGCCACCTATAGATGAAGAAGATGCTAAATGGCATACAGTGGGCATTTATAATGGACTTAACGCTACCGTTTCTTCGTACATTGATAATAGCATATGGTCATCTTCTGGTTTAAAATTGACATCTAGAAACTTACCGGATCTTTCAACAATTCAACGTGTTAACCTTGAACCTGGCACAGCTTACCGTTTCCGCTTGCGCGCTATCAATACTTGCGGTGCTAGTGATTGGAGTGAGATATCAAGCTTCAAAACTTGTTTACCCGGCTTTCCAGGCGCACCATCagctataaaaatatcaaaatcatcCGAGGGCGCCCATCTCACCTGGGAGCCACCACCGAGCTGTGTAAACTCTAATGAAATCATCGAATACTCGGTTTATTTGGCTGTAAAACCAGGTAAAGATAAGGATGGTAAGCCTATTGGTGCTGGTGCACGTCTACCAGCCCAACTTGCATTTGTACGCGTCTATGTGGGCGCAGCTAATCAATGTACGGTAGCACATTCGTCCTTGGCGACAGCACATGTGGATTGCTCAAACAAGCCAGCTATTATATTCCGCATTGCAGCGCGAAACGACAAGGGTTACGGGCCGGCGACGCAGGTTAGGTGGCTGCAGGATCCAGTACAGACTGGCTCATCTCCAGGCGGTAGTTTGGCTGGCAATACGGGTAGCATACAGTCTCCAACACGCATCAAGCCAGAATTGGGAAGTGCATCGCCAAATAAACGTTTTAAGAGCAGTGGAGGAGCAGGTGGGGGTGGACGCACTGTTTTGCCTTGA
- the LOC120774494 gene encoding histone deacetylase 8-like: protein MQKRNVIYVHNGNLIQQADKNPAVRGRASLTHALIASYGLPKHMQRLEPRICKYTDLRRFHNSAYVEELLKKATLSKPKSTTNMFVKQKTLNDTLEEACSSSSDDEDNNCALDTTYTHIEYGLGFDCPSWRGVWEYACTVAGGTMSACAALCKYGATNNDEQTIIINWTGGWHHAQRDRAAGYCYVNDIVLGILVLRKHFKRVIYVDLDAHHGDGVQQAFEVTKRVFTFSMHRYECGYYPGTGGMDDCGFGEGKGYAANFPYQSGIGGKNFCKYFKRVLTKILQLYKPEVCVIQCGADALVGDPLGGTNLTPADLIECVEFILMHGLPTVLLGGGGYNFTNSSRLWTQLTATCCGVPLPEDIPADNSDFLKYGPDYSVHLKASNFMKDHNNTEYLEMCANTIEDNLRKYNVNAV, encoded by the exons atgcaaaagagaAATGTAATTTATGTGCATAATGGCAATTTAATACAACAAGCAGACAAAAACCCTGCAGTGCGGGGTAGG GCCTCACTAACCCATGCACTGATTGCTTCATATGGACTACCCAAGCATATGCAACGACTGGAACCGAGAATTTGCAAATATACAGATTTACGCCGTTTTCATAATAGCGCTTATGTGGAAGAGTTGTTGAAGAAAGCTACGCTTAGTAAACCAAAAAGTACAACAAATATGTTTGTTAAACAGAAAACGCTGAATGACACATTAGAGGAAGCTTGCTCCTCAAGCAGTGATGACGAAGACAATAACTGTGCGTTGGACACAACCTACACACACATCGAGTATGGTTTGGGCTTCGATTGTCCCAGTTGGCGAGGCGTTTGGGAATATGCTTGCACAGTGGCGGGCGGTACAATGAGTGCTTGTGCTGCACTGTGCAAGTATGGTGCCACAAACAACGATGAACAGACTATAATTATCAATTGGACTGGTGGTTGGCATCATGCACAGCGTGATCGCGCCGCCGGTTATTGCTATGTGAATGATATCGTTTTAGGCATCTTAGTGCTGCGCAAACATTTCAAAAGGGTGATTTATGTAGATTTGGATGCACATCATGGTGATGGTGTGCAGCAAGCGTTTGAAGTAACCAAACgtgtttttactttttcgatGCATCGTTATGAATGCGGTTACTATCCAGGCACAGGCGGTATGGATGATTGTGGCTTTGGTGAGGGTAAAGGCTATGCAGCAAATTTTCCATATCAAAGTGGTATAGGCGGTAAAAActtctgcaaatattttaaacg TGTGTTGACAAAAATACTGCAGTTATACAAACCTGAAGTGTGTGTGATACAATGTGGCGCAGATGCATTAGTTGGTGATCCACTCGGTGGCACAAATCTTACGCCAGCAGACTTGATTGAATGTGTCGAATTTATATTAATGCATGGATTGCCAACTGTTCTTTTGGGTGGTGGTGgatataattttacaaattctaGTCGTTTGTGGACCCAATTGACCGCCACCTGTTGCGGGGTACCACTGCCAGAAGATATACCTGCTGATAATAGTGATTTCCTAAAATATGGTCCAGATTATAGTGTGCATCTAAAGGCATCCAACTTTATGAAAGACCACAATAATACAGAGTACTTGGAGATGTGTGCGAATACGATCGAAG ATAATCTCAGGAAGTATAATGTAAACGCTGTATGA
- the LOC120774933 gene encoding uncharacterized protein LOC120774933 has product MNIEQQKFPPPPTNLLSDSGYTNGYATPSGSSITTTSADTSASSPASQTTTYVNIPIIPHGQLPASASSTSNASPPLPPPPPSTISMMAGGGSTPNSGGTSTFKTPLLPMPTLEDIEGGLLAVTTANAPTPMPVGILKYPNAAAAAAAASVATTPLTLPPSTLSMCGSGMGPGPPPTLMQAPALSLPASTVSSGYLSGVTSSYQSASHAQQQQQQLPPATLSLNSDMLQHQTTPITVLSLQHSTQQALPPPPAPSVGLLNSSSGVALGLNTSSNANMGRNSHQSNTTVGMGSSGAATTSSNVDSKRSPKCCGCFGSSHSSSTTKSQHKKHRKQKAQTIWSALLTNLGICALLLAYTLLGSFIFLTIESEDSTFLHHHNHHHHPSHHAVLQRQRQQQQQQRTLASTKRGGGNMENIYHTSPEQMHLDNATALSSQNAYAPHTDAAAAAANAAASLSGTAAYSSTSNVASAAANAMLEGIVPLSDEHGDTGVIDFSYGDELLGGDGVTSAQLALSADTQEVRQRTIENIWDITVSLNILYKENWTKLAALEIAKFQDQLIKRLNEDALLQLSHEMDGGIAAGGGNGAAIAGNSPATEAVLLHTHGGQYGHGHGPHEWNFAKAFLYSLTVLTTIGYGNIAPRTTLGRLVTLVYAIFGIPLTLIYLSSTGGILAKVAREVFSKALCCCLCSNCGYCCYDEKRMAEKERRMKRKRQQEELRKQQAALQEPYYVHDSYATTEKQSNLPGGTQMLPPDIDSLSASESRGSMHGLSILAPILLCLSMMIIYILIGAVVLYRLEDWPILDGIYFCFMSLSTIGFGDMLPGLRRESTTTTWFCSIYIMSGMALTAMCFNVIHEEIVHRIKIVVEFKKASNALDTMGEEQGYYMPP; this is encoded by the exons ATGAACATCGAACAGCAGAAATTCCCACCACCACCAACGAACTTGCTGTCCGATAGCGGTTACACCAACGGCTATGCCACACCCAGTGGCAGCAGCATTACCACAACCTCAGCAGACACATCAGCGTCGTCGCCTGCCTCACAGACGACCACCTACGTGAATATACCGATTATACCACATGGTCAGCTGCCCGCATCCGCGTCATCCACATCAAACGCCTCACCACCGCTGCCGCCACCACCACCTTCAACCATATCAATGATGGCGGGCGGTGGCAGCACACCGAACAGTGGCGGTACAAGCACCTTCAAGACACCATTACTGCCCATGCCCACGCTCGAGGACATCGAAGGCGGCCTGCTGGCTGTCACCACAGCTAATGCGCCCACCCCAATGCCTGTCGGTATACTCAAGTATCCGAATGCTGCCGCAGCGGCCGCCGCAGCATCGGTAGCAACAACACCACTTACACTGCCACCATCTACGTTGAGTATGTGCGGCAGTGGCATGGGTCCGGGGCCACCACCGACGCTAATGCAAGCGCCTGCTCTATCGTTACCCGCCTCAACTGTGTCTAGTGGTTATTTGAGTGGTGTTACCAGTAGTTATCAATCAGCGTCAcatgcgcaacaacaacaacagcaattaccACCTGCCACACTCTCACTAAACAGCGATATGCTGCAGCATCAGACGACACCAATAACGGTACTTTCATTGCAGCATTCCACGCAACAAGCGTTACCACCACCACCAGCGCCCTCTGTGGGTCTACTCAATAGCAGCAGCGGTGTTGCGCTTGGCTTAAATACGAGCAGCAATGCCAATATGGGGCGTAATAGTCACCAATCTAATACCACCGTTGGTATGGGCAGCTCCGGTGCTGCAACAACAAGCAGTAACGTGGATTCAAAGCGCTCGCCAAAATGCTGCGGTTGTTTTGGTAGTAGCCACTCTTCATCAACAACGAAGTCACAGCACAAAAAGCATCGCAAACAGAAGGCACAAACAATTTGGTCCGCTCTGTTAACGAATCTGGGGATCTGTGCATTGCTGCTAGCCTACACTTTATTGG GTTCATTCATATTTCTAACAATCGAGAGCGAAGACTCAACGTTCCTGCATCATCATAATCACCATCATCATCCCAGTCATCATGCAGTGCTGCAGCGACAacgtcaacagcaacaacaacagcgcacaCTCGCTTCCACTAAACGTGGTGGCGgtaatatggaaaatatttatcacACTTCACCCGAACAAATGCATCTGGACAATGCCACAGCGTTATCGTCACAAAACGCATACGCCCCGCACACCGacgccgccgctgctgctgcaaACGCTGCGGCATCATTATCTGGCACGGCTGCTTATTCTTCTACGTCAAATGTCGCTTCCGCTGCCGCCAATGCCATGCTCGAGGGCATTGTACCGTTGAGCGATGAGCATGGCGACACGGGCGTTATAGATTTCAGCTATGGTGATGAACTGCTCGGCGGCGATGGCGTCACTTCGGCACAGTTGGCGCTGTCGGCGGACACGCAGGAAGTGCGACAACGCACCATTGAGAATATCTGGGATATAACGGTGTCATTGAATATACTCTATAAGGAGAATTGGACGAA GCTAGCCGCTTTGGAAATTGCCAAATTTCAAGACCAATTAATCAAGAGACTGAATGAGGATGCGCTACTGCAATTATCACATGAAATGGATGGCGGCATCGCTGCTGGTGGCGGAAATGGTGCGGCGATTGCCGGTAATAGTCCGGCTACGGAAGCTGTACTCCTACACACACACGGCGGTCAATACGGTCATGGCCATGGGCCGCACGAATGGAATTTCGCCAAAGCATTTCTCTACTCGCTCACCGTACTGACGACAATtg GTTACGGTAACATCGCACCACGCACTACGCTCGGCCGTTTGGTGACACTCGTCTACGCCATTTTCGGCATACCGCTTACGCTCATTTATCTCTCCAGTACTGGTGGCATTTTAGCAAAAGTGGCACGTGAGGTATTCTCCAAAGCGTTATGCTGTTGTCTCTGCTCAAATTGCGGCTATTGTTGTTACGATGAAAAGCGTATGGCTGAAAAGGAGCGTCGCATGAAGCGTAAACGACAGCAAGAGGAATTGCGTAAACAACAGGCTGCCTTGCAGGAACCCTACTATGTGCACGACTCGTACGCCACAACGGAGAAACAATCAAATCTACCTGGTGGCACACAAATGTTGCCACCCGACATCGATTCGTTGAGTGCGAGTGAATCACGTGGCTCCATGCATGGGCTGAGTATATTGGCGCCAATTTTGTTGTGCCTTTCAATGATGATCATCTACATACTAATCGGTGCTGTCGTACTATACCGACTGGAAGACTGGCCCATACTCGATGGCATCTACTTTTGTTTCATGAGTTTATCAACAATTGGTTTTGGTGATATGCTACCGGGTCTGCGACGTGAATCCACTACGACCACATGGTTTTGTTCGATTTATATCATGTCGGGCATGGCGCTCACAGCGATGTGCTTCAATGTTATACACGAGGAGATTGTGCATCGCATCAAAATCGTGGTAGAATTCAAGAAAGCAAGCAATGCGCTGGATACGATGGGTGAGGAGCAAGGCTACTATATGCCGCCTTGA